A genomic region of Metopolophium dirhodum isolate CAU chromosome 1, ASM1992520v1, whole genome shotgun sequence contains the following coding sequences:
- the LOC132936509 gene encoding kelch-like protein 2 isoform X1, with translation MQNSKQIPETRRCKPAKLYEKSSFVDIYEVLQSLRNGEVFCDIKLETDDNKIIFAHKVVLASASQYFHAMFTKFLEGNLDLVVIRQIDSTALLHLVNFIYSGKIMVTEETVQVLLPGANLLQLEEVKQACCDFLQTQLCPANCIDINAIANLYNCTELLTSSEQYIQQHYSEVVGSEDFLSLSSAQVIKLISSDKLKVSSEEKVFESVIRWVKHELGSRKCFLPHLLEYVRLPLTSKNYIIDKVVEEPLLKNCFKCKDYISEALNFHILKAAELIPQNIRHQPRYGDKVILVDGGMDTNVSKGIEWYDPKTDRWQYAPEMFTTREGAGLAVVKENLVFAVGGVDKNHVETLRSVAVLDVTSESPYWIQTVDMIVKREYPVVGVINNYLYVVGGFNTDDGDLNSAEMFDYNTQKWSMISSLPFIRCSFGAGVLNNLLYVVGGYDQSLRDLDTVECYHPSFDTWKPVAKMSVCRSDVGVGVLDGVLYAVGGYDGLNYLSSVETYRPSTGVWTSITDMHLPRRHPGVVALDGLLYVVGGLDDSHFLYSSEFYNPQTNSWTMVTTSMNDERIHAVVLAINRPRHFTTC, from the exons atgcaAAATTCAAAGCAAATACCAGAAACCAGGAGATGTAAACCAGccaaattatatgaaaaatcatcatttgttgatatttatgaAGTATTGCAATCCTTAAGAAA tggtgaagttttttgtgatattaaacttgaaacagatgataacaaaataatattcgcACATAAAGTAGTTTTAGCATCGGCTAGTCAATATTTCCATGCTATGTTCACAAAATTTCTAGAAGGGAATCTTGATCTTGTAGTTATAAGACAGATAGACTCAACCGCTTTACTGCACttggtaaattttatttattcaggaAAAATCATGGTTACTGAAGAAACCGTCCAG GTTTTGTTACCAGGTGCTAATCTCTTGCAGTTAGAAGAAGTAAAACAGGCATGTTGTGATTTTTTACAGACACAACTCTGCCCTGCAAATTGTATCGATATAAACGCAATAGCTAATTTATATAACTGTACGGAATTGTTAACAAGTTCAGAACAATATATTCAACAACACTATTC aGAAGTTGTTGGCAGTGAAGATTTCCTATCTTTATCATCGGCACAAGTAATTAAGTTGATCTCCAGTGATAAACTTAAGGTTTCATCTGAAGAAAAA gtatttgaaagtgttattcgttgggtaaaaCATGAATTAGGTTcaagaaaatgttttttaccCCATTTACTGGAATACGTACGTTTACCATTAACATCAAAGAACTACATAATAGATAAAGTTGTTGAGGAACCTcttcttaaaaattgttttaaat gTAAAGATTACATAAGTGaggcattaaattttcatatactCAAGGCAGCAGAACTTATTCCACAAAACATCCGGCATCAACCTAGATATGGagataaa gTGATATTGGTTGATGGTGGAATGGATACTAACGTAAGTAAGGGTATAGAATGGTATGACCCAAAAACGGACCGATGGCAGTATGCACCAGAAATGTTTACAACCCGTGAAGGAGCTGGTCTAGCTGTAGTGAAAGAAAATTTAGTGTTTGCTGTGGGTGGTGTTGATAAAAATCATGTTGAAACTCTTCGTTCAGTTGCTGTGCTGGATGTTACTTCAGAATCACCATATTGGATACAAACAGTTGACATGATAGTTAAACGAGAATATCCAGTAGTTGGTGTAATAAACAATTATCTATATGTC gttGGTGGATTTAATACTGATGATGGAGATTTAAATAGTGCAGAAATGTTTGACTACAATACTCAAAAATGGAGTATGATATCTAGTTTACCTTTTATAAGATGTTCCTTTGGGGCCGGAGTCCTGAATAATCTTTTATACGtg gtaggaGGATATGATCAATCATTACGGGATTTAGACACTGTTGAATGTTATCATCCCAGTTTTGATACATGGAAACCAGTTGCAAAAATGTCCGTGTGTCGCAGTGATGTCGGAGTAGGAGTTTTAGATGGTGTACTGTATGCTGTAGGTGGTTATGATGGATTGAACTACCTTAGTAGTGTTGAAACATACAGACCAAGTACAGGAGTTTGGACTTCTATAACAGATATGCATTTGCCTCGAAGACATCCTG gaGTAGTTGCATTAGACGGTTTATTGTATGTTGTCGGTGGACTCGACGACTCTCACTTTTTGTATTCTTCAGAATTTTACAACCCACAAACCAATTCTTGGACCATGGTCACAACATCAATGAATGATGAACGGATTCATGCAGTAGTACTAGCCATTAATAGGCCAAGACATTTTACAACTTGTTAG
- the LOC132936509 gene encoding kelch-like protein 2 isoform X3, producing the protein MQNSKQIPETRRCKPAKLYEKSSFVDIYEVLQSLRNGEVFCDIKLETDDNKIIFAHKVVLASASQYFHAMFTKFLEGNLDLVVIRQIDSTALLHLVNFIYSGKIMVTEETVQVLLPGANLLQLEEVKQACCDFLQTQLCPANCIDINAIANLYNCTELLTSSEQYIQQHYSEVVGSEDFLSLSSAQVIKLISSDKLKVSSEEKVFESVIRWVKHELGSRKCFLPHLLEYVRLPLTSKNYIIDKVVEEPLLKNCFKCKDYISEALNFHILKAAELIPQNIRHQPRYGDKVILVDGGMDTNVSKGIEWYDPKTDRWQYAPEMFTTREGAGLAVVKENLVFAVGGVDKNHVETLRSVAVLDVTSESPYWIQTVDMIVKREYPVVGVINNYLYVVGGFNTDDGDLNSAEMFDYNTQKWSMISSLPFIRCSFGAGVLNNLLYVVGGYDQSLRDLDTVECYHPSFDTWKPVAKMSVCRSDVGVGVLDGVLYAVGGYDGLNYLSSVETYRPSTGVWTSITDMHLPRRHPGISCCLIILNYCNKMFVNILNLS; encoded by the exons atgcaAAATTCAAAGCAAATACCAGAAACCAGGAGATGTAAACCAGccaaattatatgaaaaatcatcatttgttgatatttatgaAGTATTGCAATCCTTAAGAAA tggtgaagttttttgtgatattaaacttgaaacagatgataacaaaataatattcgcACATAAAGTAGTTTTAGCATCGGCTAGTCAATATTTCCATGCTATGTTCACAAAATTTCTAGAAGGGAATCTTGATCTTGTAGTTATAAGACAGATAGACTCAACCGCTTTACTGCACttggtaaattttatttattcaggaAAAATCATGGTTACTGAAGAAACCGTCCAG GTTTTGTTACCAGGTGCTAATCTCTTGCAGTTAGAAGAAGTAAAACAGGCATGTTGTGATTTTTTACAGACACAACTCTGCCCTGCAAATTGTATCGATATAAACGCAATAGCTAATTTATATAACTGTACGGAATTGTTAACAAGTTCAGAACAATATATTCAACAACACTATTC aGAAGTTGTTGGCAGTGAAGATTTCCTATCTTTATCATCGGCACAAGTAATTAAGTTGATCTCCAGTGATAAACTTAAGGTTTCATCTGAAGAAAAA gtatttgaaagtgttattcgttgggtaaaaCATGAATTAGGTTcaagaaaatgttttttaccCCATTTACTGGAATACGTACGTTTACCATTAACATCAAAGAACTACATAATAGATAAAGTTGTTGAGGAACCTcttcttaaaaattgttttaaat gTAAAGATTACATAAGTGaggcattaaattttcatatactCAAGGCAGCAGAACTTATTCCACAAAACATCCGGCATCAACCTAGATATGGagataaa gTGATATTGGTTGATGGTGGAATGGATACTAACGTAAGTAAGGGTATAGAATGGTATGACCCAAAAACGGACCGATGGCAGTATGCACCAGAAATGTTTACAACCCGTGAAGGAGCTGGTCTAGCTGTAGTGAAAGAAAATTTAGTGTTTGCTGTGGGTGGTGTTGATAAAAATCATGTTGAAACTCTTCGTTCAGTTGCTGTGCTGGATGTTACTTCAGAATCACCATATTGGATACAAACAGTTGACATGATAGTTAAACGAGAATATCCAGTAGTTGGTGTAATAAACAATTATCTATATGTC gttGGTGGATTTAATACTGATGATGGAGATTTAAATAGTGCAGAAATGTTTGACTACAATACTCAAAAATGGAGTATGATATCTAGTTTACCTTTTATAAGATGTTCCTTTGGGGCCGGAGTCCTGAATAATCTTTTATACGtg gtaggaGGATATGATCAATCATTACGGGATTTAGACACTGTTGAATGTTATCATCCCAGTTTTGATACATGGAAACCAGTTGCAAAAATGTCCGTGTGTCGCAGTGATGTCGGAGTAGGAGTTTTAGATGGTGTACTGTATGCTGTAGGTGGTTATGATGGATTGAACTACCTTAGTAGTGTTGAAACATACAGACCAAGTACAGGAGTTTGGACTTCTATAACAGATATGCATTTGCCTCGAAGACATCCTGGTATATCTTGTtgtttaataattctaaattattgcaacaaaatgtttgtcaatatattaaatttaagttaa
- the LOC132936509 gene encoding kelch-like protein 2 isoform X2 produces the protein MQNSKQIPETRRCKPAKLYEKSSFVDIYEVLQSLRNGEVFCDIKLETDDNKIIFAHKVVLASASQYFHAMFTKFLEGNLDLVVIRQIDSTALLHLVNFIYSGKIMVTEETVQVLLPGANLLQLEEVKQACCDFLQTQLCPANCIDINAIANLYNCTELLTSSEQYIQQHYSEVVGSEDFLSLSSAQVIKLISSDKLKVSSEEKVFESVIRWVKHELGSRKCFLPHLLEYVRLPLTSKNYIIDKVVEEPLLKNCFKYYISEALNFHILKAAELIPQNIRHQPRYGDKVILVDGGMDTNVSKGIEWYDPKTDRWQYAPEMFTTREGAGLAVVKENLVFAVGGVDKNHVETLRSVAVLDVTSESPYWIQTVDMIVKREYPVVGVINNYLYVVGGFNTDDGDLNSAEMFDYNTQKWSMISSLPFIRCSFGAGVLNNLLYVVGGYDQSLRDLDTVECYHPSFDTWKPVAKMSVCRSDVGVGVLDGVLYAVGGYDGLNYLSSVETYRPSTGVWTSITDMHLPRRHPGVVALDGLLYVVGGLDDSHFLYSSEFYNPQTNSWTMVTTSMNDERIHAVVLAINRPRHFTTC, from the exons atgcaAAATTCAAAGCAAATACCAGAAACCAGGAGATGTAAACCAGccaaattatatgaaaaatcatcatttgttgatatttatgaAGTATTGCAATCCTTAAGAAA tggtgaagttttttgtgatattaaacttgaaacagatgataacaaaataatattcgcACATAAAGTAGTTTTAGCATCGGCTAGTCAATATTTCCATGCTATGTTCACAAAATTTCTAGAAGGGAATCTTGATCTTGTAGTTATAAGACAGATAGACTCAACCGCTTTACTGCACttggtaaattttatttattcaggaAAAATCATGGTTACTGAAGAAACCGTCCAG GTTTTGTTACCAGGTGCTAATCTCTTGCAGTTAGAAGAAGTAAAACAGGCATGTTGTGATTTTTTACAGACACAACTCTGCCCTGCAAATTGTATCGATATAAACGCAATAGCTAATTTATATAACTGTACGGAATTGTTAACAAGTTCAGAACAATATATTCAACAACACTATTC aGAAGTTGTTGGCAGTGAAGATTTCCTATCTTTATCATCGGCACAAGTAATTAAGTTGATCTCCAGTGATAAACTTAAGGTTTCATCTGAAGAAAAA gtatttgaaagtgttattcgttgggtaaaaCATGAATTAGGTTcaagaaaatgttttttaccCCATTTACTGGAATACGTACGTTTACCATTAACATCAAAGAACTACATAATAGATAAAGTTGTTGAGGAACCTcttcttaaaaattgttttaaat ATTACATAAGTGaggcattaaattttcatatactCAAGGCAGCAGAACTTATTCCACAAAACATCCGGCATCAACCTAGATATGGagataaa gTGATATTGGTTGATGGTGGAATGGATACTAACGTAAGTAAGGGTATAGAATGGTATGACCCAAAAACGGACCGATGGCAGTATGCACCAGAAATGTTTACAACCCGTGAAGGAGCTGGTCTAGCTGTAGTGAAAGAAAATTTAGTGTTTGCTGTGGGTGGTGTTGATAAAAATCATGTTGAAACTCTTCGTTCAGTTGCTGTGCTGGATGTTACTTCAGAATCACCATATTGGATACAAACAGTTGACATGATAGTTAAACGAGAATATCCAGTAGTTGGTGTAATAAACAATTATCTATATGTC gttGGTGGATTTAATACTGATGATGGAGATTTAAATAGTGCAGAAATGTTTGACTACAATACTCAAAAATGGAGTATGATATCTAGTTTACCTTTTATAAGATGTTCCTTTGGGGCCGGAGTCCTGAATAATCTTTTATACGtg gtaggaGGATATGATCAATCATTACGGGATTTAGACACTGTTGAATGTTATCATCCCAGTTTTGATACATGGAAACCAGTTGCAAAAATGTCCGTGTGTCGCAGTGATGTCGGAGTAGGAGTTTTAGATGGTGTACTGTATGCTGTAGGTGGTTATGATGGATTGAACTACCTTAGTAGTGTTGAAACATACAGACCAAGTACAGGAGTTTGGACTTCTATAACAGATATGCATTTGCCTCGAAGACATCCTG gaGTAGTTGCATTAGACGGTTTATTGTATGTTGTCGGTGGACTCGACGACTCTCACTTTTTGTATTCTTCAGAATTTTACAACCCACAAACCAATTCTTGGACCATGGTCACAACATCAATGAATGATGAACGGATTCATGCAGTAGTACTAGCCATTAATAGGCCAAGACATTTTACAACTTGTTAG